In a single window of the Anaerocolumna cellulosilytica genome:
- a CDS encoding Asp23/Gls24 family envelope stress response protein, producing MVKEQDNRNTYQIHADSNIGEVQIADEVVATIAGLAATEVEGVAAMSSNITNELVSKLGMKTLSKGVKIVVSSNSVAVDLSLTLEYGYSIPNTSKQVQEKVKAAIENMTGLVVSEVNVRISGVNIDKNK from the coding sequence GTGGTTAAGGAGCAAGATAATAGAAATACTTATCAAATACATGCAGACAGTAACATAGGAGAGGTTCAGATAGCTGATGAGGTTGTAGCTACTATAGCTGGGCTTGCAGCCACGGAAGTGGAAGGTGTTGCTGCTATGTCCAGTAATATTACCAATGAACTGGTTAGCAAACTGGGAATGAAAACTCTTTCTAAGGGTGTAAAGATTGTTGTAAGTTCTAATTCCGTGGCAGTAGATTTATCCCTGACCTTGGAGTATGGCTACAGTATACCAAATACCTCCAAGCAGGTGCAGGAAAAAGTAAAAGCAGCCATTGAGAATATGACAGGACTGGTTGTGTCTGAGGTTAATGTGCGTATTTCAGGTGTAAATATAGATAAGAATAAATAA
- the spoIIIAC gene encoding stage III sporulation protein AC, giving the protein MDINLIFRIAAVGILVSVLNQILKQSGRDEQAFLTTLAGLILVLFWIVPLISELFQTIENLFTL; this is encoded by the coding sequence ATGGATATCAACCTGATATTTCGAATTGCGGCAGTAGGTATCCTGGTTTCGGTACTAAATCAGATCCTAAAACAATCCGGAAGGGATGAGCAGGCTTTTCTTACCACTTTAGCCGGACTTATCCTGGTCTTATTTTGGATTGTGCCATTAATATCCGAGCTATTTCAGACAATTGAAAATTTATTTACCTTATAA
- a CDS encoding stage III sporulation protein AG, whose product MDKEKVKDKKKITIKEIGPARLVMLLMAGIFLLLLSFPDLLSSKGTKKDNTGILETVTENNMKSVKTGDETTIYVNDLENRLESILAKVEGIGSVDVMITLKGSKEEIVLKDKPYTQESMNEVDGEGGNRDSSNVSRDDTTVLVNGGDGTSMPYILKELAPEFEGILVIAEGGGNIQIKTEIMDAVQVLFNVPAHKVKVMKMN is encoded by the coding sequence ATGGATAAGGAAAAGGTAAAAGATAAGAAAAAAATTACTATTAAAGAAATAGGGCCTGCAAGACTTGTAATGCTGCTTATGGCAGGAATCTTTCTGCTTTTATTATCATTTCCGGATTTACTATCATCAAAAGGAACAAAAAAAGATAATACGGGAATTTTGGAGACCGTAACTGAAAATAATATGAAATCCGTAAAGACAGGAGATGAAACAACAATATATGTAAATGACTTAGAGAACCGTTTAGAGAGTATTCTGGCAAAAGTAGAAGGAATCGGTTCTGTCGATGTAATGATAACTCTAAAAGGCTCTAAAGAAGAAATTGTCTTAAAAGATAAACCATATACGCAAGAGAGTATGAATGAAGTTGACGGGGAGGGCGGAAATAGGGATAGCAGTAATGTAAGCAGAGATGACACCACTGTTTTAGTTAACGGAGGAGATGGAACCAGTATGCCATATATACTAAAGGAACTGGCTCCGGAATTTGAAGGAATTCTGGTAATAGCAGAAGGTGGCGGTAATATTCAAATAAAAACAGAAATAATGGATGCTGTACAGGTATTATTTAACGTACCTGCACATAAAGTTAAAGTAATGAAAATGAATTAG
- a CDS encoding stage III sporulation protein AB yields MITVIKFVGCVLILTSSAGMGWYFSSELKGRIQDLRDLKRLIFLLRGDIRYANTPLPEAVQALSVRHDGKYKKFLANIADRLNELGGISFCTIWKEAVGKELGNTSLSKKDLNNLAQFGENLGYLDKDMQINTIDLYISQLEDEIKDISKNVKEKSYLYNSLGILGGIFITIIML; encoded by the coding sequence ATGATTACGGTAATTAAATTTGTAGGATGTGTGCTGATACTTACTTCCTCAGCGGGAATGGGTTGGTATTTCAGCAGTGAATTAAAAGGAAGAATACAAGATTTAAGAGATTTAAAGCGATTAATATTTTTATTGCGCGGTGATATCCGGTATGCCAATACACCATTGCCTGAAGCAGTACAAGCCTTATCTGTGAGACACGATGGAAAGTATAAAAAGTTTCTGGCGAATATCGCAGACAGATTGAATGAATTAGGTGGTATATCTTTTTGCACCATATGGAAGGAGGCAGTGGGGAAGGAACTTGGCAACACCTCCTTAAGTAAAAAGGATTTAAATAACCTTGCACAATTTGGTGAAAATCTTGGTTATTTAGATAAGGACATGCAGATAAATACGATTGATTTATATATATCTCAGCTCGAAGATGAAATAAAAGACATTTCAAAGAATGTAAAAGAAAAATCCTACCTATATAATTCTCTGGGGATTTTAGGAGGGATATTTATTACAATTATAATGCTGTAA
- a CDS encoding polyprenyl synthetase family protein, protein MDFNKELEDKTSYLETVIKKYLPRGEKKQKKIFEAMNYSILAGGKRLRPMFMLETYYLFGGKDAELIEPFLAAMEMIHTYSLVHDDLPAMDNDEYRRGRKTTHVVYGEAMGILAGDGLLNLAFETACLSFKRTAELEKTAKALSILAQKAGIYGMIGGQVIDMEGIIETDSDNLYKIEEMYHLKTGALMEASMMIGAILAGADEKEVSITKQMAADIGLAFQIQDDILDIVSTTEVLGKPVHSDEKNEKITYVTVVGMETAKQKVEELSKRGLEGFTVLKRNNLFFENLIQKLITREK, encoded by the coding sequence ATTGACTTTAACAAGGAACTGGAGGATAAGACATCTTATCTTGAAACAGTCATAAAAAAGTATCTGCCGAGGGGAGAAAAAAAGCAGAAAAAAATATTTGAAGCAATGAACTATAGTATACTAGCAGGCGGCAAAAGACTAAGACCTATGTTTATGCTGGAAACTTACTATCTATTTGGAGGCAAGGATGCGGAATTAATAGAACCGTTTTTAGCTGCCATGGAGATGATTCATACCTATTCTCTGGTACACGATGATTTACCAGCTATGGACAACGATGAATATAGAAGAGGCAGAAAAACCACGCATGTTGTATATGGCGAAGCAATGGGCATATTAGCAGGAGACGGTTTGCTAAACCTTGCCTTTGAAACAGCCTGTCTGTCATTTAAAAGGACAGCAGAACTTGAAAAGACAGCAAAAGCGTTATCGATATTAGCACAAAAAGCAGGCATCTATGGAATGATTGGTGGTCAGGTTATCGATATGGAAGGAATAATTGAAACAGATTCTGATAATTTGTATAAAATAGAAGAAATGTATCATTTAAAAACAGGCGCACTAATGGAAGCTTCTATGATGATAGGAGCAATACTAGCCGGAGCAGATGAAAAAGAGGTTTCCATTACCAAGCAGATGGCGGCTGATATTGGACTGGCTTTTCAGATACAGGATGATATACTTGATATTGTTTCGACTACGGAAGTCCTTGGAAAGCCTGTACACAGTGATGAAAAGAATGAGAAGATAACCTATGTGACGGTTGTGGGTATGGAAACAGCAAAGCAAAAGGTTGAAGAATTGTCTAAAAGAGGTTTAGAGGGATTTACTGTCTTGAAACGAAACAATTTATTTTTTGAGAACCTTATACAAAAGCTGATAACCAGAGAAAAATAG
- the spoIIIAA gene encoding stage III sporulation protein AA — translation MNNKDELLKIFSIKLRTILSKLNLNYDLLQEIRLRVNAPLLVIYDNREYFITAEAELALAETIPYIITKNEIRETMEYISNYSLYAFEEELKQGFITITGGHRIGIAGKAVLEENRVKSMKHISFINIRLSHQVKGCADKVLPYITDEQEECYHTLIVSPPRCGKTTMLRDVIRQLSDGTKNRKGIPVGVVDERSEIGACYMGIPQNDLGMRTDVLDCCPKAKGMLMLIRSMSPRVIAVDEVGSVEDIEAIEYVMNCGCKLIATVHGNSLEDIISKPILGKLVKEKLFERYILLDNHGEVGHLKEIFDEKGVKIY, via the coding sequence ATGAATAATAAAGACGAGCTGTTAAAAATATTTTCCATTAAGCTTCGTACCATCTTGTCAAAGTTAAATCTGAATTATGATTTATTACAGGAAATTCGGTTAAGAGTAAATGCACCACTGCTTGTAATCTATGACAACAGAGAATACTTTATTACCGCTGAAGCTGAACTGGCTCTCGCAGAAACTATTCCTTATATTATTACGAAAAATGAAATCCGAGAGACCATGGAATATATCAGCAATTATTCCCTATATGCCTTTGAAGAAGAGTTAAAACAGGGTTTTATTACCATAACAGGAGGGCATAGGATAGGTATTGCTGGAAAAGCAGTTCTTGAAGAAAACAGAGTAAAAAGTATGAAGCATATCTCATTCATTAATATCAGGCTGTCTCATCAGGTAAAGGGCTGTGCTGACAAGGTACTTCCTTATATAACCGATGAACAGGAAGAGTGCTATCATACCTTGATTGTATCTCCCCCCAGGTGCGGTAAGACCACAATGTTACGGGATGTCATCAGGCAGCTTTCGGATGGGACAAAGAACCGGAAGGGGATACCGGTGGGAGTTGTGGATGAAAGGTCAGAAATAGGGGCATGCTATATGGGAATACCTCAAAATGATTTAGGGATGCGAACGGATGTCTTGGATTGTTGTCCGAAAGCCAAGGGAATGCTAATGTTGATTCGTTCAATGTCACCAAGGGTTATTGCAGTGGATGAGGTTGGTTCTGTTGAAGATATTGAAGCCATTGAATACGTAATGAACTGTGGCTGCAAACTTATAGCAACTGTTCACGGTAATTCACTGGAGGATATTATAAGCAAACCAATTCTTGGAAAGCTTGTTAAGGAGAAACTATTTGAAAGATATATATTGCTAGATAATCATGGAGAGGTAGGACACTTGAAAGAAATCTTTGACGAAAAGGGCGTCAAGATTTACTGA
- the xseA gene encoding exodeoxyribonuclease VII large subunit translates to MNQVYTVTQVNSYIKNMFVRDYVLNNIYLKGEVSNCKYHTSGHIYFTLKDDKGQMACVMFAGQRSGLKFQLKEGQSIIALGQISVYERDGKYQLYAKEIVLDGSGILYQKYEQLRAELEQEGLFDPSIKKTLPLFPKKIGIVTARTGAALQDMINISTRRNPYVQLILYPAQVQGDGAAVTIAAGIKRLDSMGVDIIIAGRGGGSIEDLWAFNEEVVARAIYHCKTPVISAVGHETDVTIADFVADLRAPTPSAAAELAVPDIRGIFYELENMNRSLNRNMERQMNLARNELKQLLMRLEYASPIYQVRQKRQQLIDIEQNLNRFLKQTITRKRHSMEIYAEKLDGLSPLKKLSKGYSFVLNQENKVINRLEKTAIGEQINISVTDGDIKATVNEIVKKDRT, encoded by the coding sequence ATGAATCAGGTGTACACAGTAACTCAGGTGAATTCGTATATTAAGAATATGTTTGTTAGGGATTATGTCTTAAATAATATATATTTAAAGGGTGAAGTATCCAATTGCAAGTATCATACCTCCGGTCACATCTATTTTACTTTAAAGGATGATAAAGGTCAGATGGCGTGTGTTATGTTTGCAGGTCAGAGAAGCGGGCTTAAGTTCCAGTTAAAAGAAGGACAAAGTATCATAGCATTGGGTCAAATCAGTGTTTATGAAAGAGATGGAAAGTACCAGCTTTATGCAAAGGAAATTGTTCTTGATGGTTCCGGGATACTTTATCAGAAATATGAACAGCTGAGAGCAGAACTGGAACAGGAAGGATTATTTGACCCCTCCATTAAGAAGACACTACCATTATTTCCTAAAAAAATTGGAATTGTAACAGCAAGAACAGGTGCTGCCCTACAGGATATGATTAATATATCAACCAGAAGAAATCCTTATGTCCAGTTAATCCTATATCCGGCACAGGTACAGGGAGATGGTGCTGCCGTCACCATAGCCGCAGGTATTAAGAGGCTGGATAGTATGGGAGTAGATATTATTATAGCTGGCAGAGGCGGCGGTTCTATTGAAGATTTATGGGCATTCAATGAAGAAGTTGTAGCCCGTGCAATTTACCATTGTAAAACTCCGGTTATATCTGCGGTTGGTCACGAAACAGATGTTACGATAGCTGATTTTGTTGCTGACTTAAGAGCACCGACTCCTTCTGCTGCCGCAGAGCTTGCGGTTCCGGATATTAGGGGGATTTTCTATGAGTTAGAGAATATGAACCGTTCTCTAAACCGGAATATGGAGCGGCAGATGAATCTTGCACGCAACGAATTAAAACAATTATTAATGCGTTTAGAATATGCCAGCCCTATCTATCAGGTAAGGCAAAAACGTCAGCAACTGATAGACATAGAACAGAATTTAAACCGATTTCTGAAACAGACGATTACAAGAAAAAGACACAGTATGGAAATATATGCAGAGAAACTGGACGGTTTATCTCCGCTTAAGAAATTAAGCAAAGGGTATTCATTTGTATTAAATCAAGAGAATAAGGTTATTAACCGGCTGGAAAAAACTGCGATTGGTGAACAGATAAATATTAGTGTTACAGATGGTGATATTAAAGCGACTGTAAATGAAATCGTAAAAAAGGATAGAACATAG
- a CDS encoding SpoIIIAH-like family protein → MKNIFKKNQIIITALAIMIAIAGYLNFSERNHDENVVDVGTGEVLDYDTTAETMGDDVTKSDLFTLDDSLISDKELDIATDGETDTKETAKGEEGKETADGSKDTEEVATYEVTDKGEVVTDDKKKEDTEDKEETSAPGEAVLVSTTTTPDFFASKLLEREQLRAKNQEQLTAIINNTNLSEASKEEAINKMISMTTIAEQENATETLLEAKGFSDALVTIRENGVDVVINATSLTEQDVAKITDIVKRNTGAEAKDIVIAPVVATE, encoded by the coding sequence ATGAAAAATATATTTAAGAAAAATCAAATCATCATAACGGCTCTGGCAATTATGATAGCGATTGCAGGGTATCTGAATTTTTCTGAAAGGAATCATGATGAGAACGTTGTAGATGTGGGTACAGGTGAAGTGTTGGATTACGATACGACTGCAGAAACTATGGGAGATGATGTTACCAAAAGTGATTTATTTACCCTGGATGACAGCCTTATAAGTGATAAGGAGCTGGATATTGCTACAGACGGCGAGACAGATACAAAAGAAACTGCAAAAGGTGAAGAAGGTAAAGAAACCGCAGATGGCAGTAAGGATACGGAAGAGGTAGCAACCTATGAAGTTACTGATAAAGGGGAAGTTGTAACTGATGATAAAAAGAAAGAGGATACTGAGGATAAAGAAGAAACAAGTGCTCCTGGTGAAGCAGTGCTTGTGAGTACTACTACAACCCCGGATTTCTTTGCCTCTAAACTATTAGAAAGAGAACAATTAAGAGCCAAGAATCAGGAACAGCTTACAGCAATCATCAACAATACCAATTTATCAGAGGCATCAAAAGAAGAAGCGATTAATAAGATGATAAGTATGACTACGATTGCAGAACAAGAAAATGCAACAGAGACGCTGCTTGAAGCAAAAGGCTTTAGTGATGCATTAGTAACGATTCGTGAAAATGGTGTGGATGTAGTTATTAATGCTACCAGCTTGACAGAGCAGGATGTAGCTAAAATAACGGATATCGTAAAAAGAAACACAGGTGCTGAAGCAAAAGATATAGTAATAGCGCCTGTAGTTGCAACAGAATAG
- a CDS encoding SpoIIIAC/SpoIIIAD family protein, translating into MNMIQIALVGIVVVLMAIIFKNSKSEYALYISLAGCILIFYLGVGKLEIIISTIKKIQTYINLNENYISILIKIIGITYIAEFSSNICKDCGHTAVANQIELVGKLTILATGMPILLALLDTINQFLTA; encoded by the coding sequence ATTAATATGATTCAGATTGCTTTGGTGGGAATAGTAGTTGTTCTAATGGCGATTATTTTTAAGAACAGCAAATCAGAGTATGCCTTGTACATAAGCCTGGCTGGCTGTATATTAATTTTTTACTTAGGAGTGGGTAAGTTAGAAATTATAATTTCCACAATCAAAAAGATTCAGACCTACATTAATCTGAATGAAAACTACATATCTATTTTAATAAAGATTATCGGAATTACTTATATAGCAGAATTCTCCTCAAACATCTGTAAAGATTGTGGACATACTGCCGTTGCAAATCAAATTGAATTGGTAGGCAAGCTTACCATTCTTGCAACAGGAATGCCTATATTGTTAGCCTTACTGGATACCATAAACCAGTTTTTAACAGCTTAA
- a CDS encoding stage III sporulation protein AF: MNEIYSWVKNIVIFLVLTTIVTNLLGKSSYKKYINLVTGIILVILVISPLLKLFQLDSTLDYYFTTNTLLADAEGIKVRLEGKENQQLEAILGEYKEQIKVQVTRLLEQEKVYPGEIKVVIEEDETSENFGNLAALEINASINYKEQEVEMKGQEVIKVDSVKIDKIKISKQQKEDREINRNYLSPMEINTKNLLSDFYNINPDNINISIQE, encoded by the coding sequence TTGAATGAAATATATTCATGGGTTAAAAACATCGTTATATTTCTTGTACTTACTACCATAGTTACCAATCTTTTGGGGAAAAGTTCCTACAAAAAATATATAAACCTGGTAACTGGCATAATCCTTGTAATACTGGTAATATCACCATTGTTAAAACTTTTCCAGTTAGACAGTACTCTGGATTATTATTTTACTACCAACACTTTGTTAGCAGATGCAGAGGGAATAAAGGTGAGGCTTGAGGGTAAAGAAAATCAGCAGTTGGAGGCTATTTTAGGAGAGTATAAGGAACAAATAAAAGTACAGGTAACAAGACTTTTAGAACAAGAAAAAGTATATCCTGGGGAAATCAAAGTGGTAATTGAAGAAGACGAAACTAGTGAGAATTTTGGCAATTTGGCAGCTCTAGAAATTAATGCGAGCATTAATTATAAGGAGCAGGAGGTAGAAATGAAAGGACAGGAGGTAATAAAAGTAGATAGCGTAAAAATAGACAAGATTAAAATATCAAAGCAACAAAAGGAAGATAGAGAAATTAATAGAAATTACTTGTCTCCCATGGAAATTAATACAAAAAACCTGTTGTCGGACTTCTATAATATAAACCCTGATAATATAAATATTAGTATACAGGAGTAA
- the xseB gene encoding exodeoxyribonuclease VII small subunit: MKEEKTLETAFQELNEIILKLEQEDISLESSFELYQEGMKLLKYCNSSIDKVEKQLIVLSEKAEE, from the coding sequence ATGAAAGAAGAAAAAACTTTGGAAACCGCGTTCCAGGAATTAAATGAAATTATACTTAAGCTGGAGCAGGAAGATATAAGCCTGGAAAGTTCTTTTGAACTCTATCAGGAAGGTATGAAACTGTTAAAGTATTGCAATAGCTCGATAGATAAAGTAGAGAAGCAATTAATTGTACTAAGCGAAAAAGCAGAAGAATAG
- the nusB gene encoding transcription antitermination factor NusB: MSRREIREHLFRMLFRKDFHDEVEMNEQIDLYFESLEEPKEKDLLYLKERFQNILTNISEIDKILEEASSGWKLNRMGKVDLTIMRLAIFEIKFDETVPDKVAINEAVEIAKIFGGDSSGAFVNGVLAKVV; this comes from the coding sequence ATGAGCAGAAGAGAAATAAGAGAACATCTATTTAGAATGCTATTCCGTAAGGATTTTCATGATGAAGTTGAAATGAATGAACAGATAGATTTATATTTTGAATCTTTAGAAGAACCTAAGGAAAAGGATTTACTATATTTAAAAGAAAGATTCCAAAACATTCTTACAAATATTTCAGAGATAGACAAGATTTTAGAGGAAGCCTCCAGCGGATGGAAGTTAAACCGCATGGGTAAAGTTGATTTGACGATTATGAGGCTTGCTATATTTGAAATAAAATTCGACGAAACAGTGCCGGATAAGGTAGCAATTAACGAAGCAGTAGAAATTGCTAAAATATTTGGAGGAGATTCTTCAGGTGCTTTTGTTAACGGAGTATTGGCAAAGGTAGTTTAG
- a CDS encoding stage III sporulation protein AE codes for MNCCDRKKIWLILAGIYFVLCMFTPATVKATTSGTSPAKTDITKDIEYDEIQKVIDQVLTTNDKINFEDYVTDILTGNRKSSLEQILKDLKDALVKEVKSNISTFTGLISIAVIAAVFTNFSYAFQNTQVAETGFYVAYLLLFSILTASFISAATLAANTISAILDFMKALVPAYFISVAFCSSAATSMVYYQVSLFLITFVDMLLVHILIPMINIYLVISMANNLSKEDLLSKLADLISEVIRWSLKTLIGLVVGFNAIQGLILPVADSIKKSTLLKLAGAIPGIGNALGGVTESVIGAGILLKNAIGVAGVIVIITVCAVPIIKLAVTTLIYRVSSAAVQPISDKRMLKCVTASADACVLLLQTVIVGAILFLLTITIIAATTN; via the coding sequence ATGAACTGCTGCGACAGGAAAAAGATTTGGCTTATTCTTGCAGGAATCTATTTTGTACTATGTATGTTTACACCAGCTACGGTAAAAGCGACTACTTCTGGTACAAGCCCTGCAAAAACTGATATTACCAAAGATATTGAATACGATGAAATACAAAAAGTAATTGACCAGGTACTGACTACCAATGACAAAATTAATTTTGAAGACTATGTTACGGATATACTGACAGGAAATCGTAAGTCTTCACTGGAGCAGATACTTAAGGATTTAAAAGATGCTCTTGTAAAAGAGGTTAAGAGTAATATAAGTACCTTTACGGGACTTATATCAATAGCAGTAATTGCAGCTGTTTTCACCAACTTTTCTTACGCCTTTCAGAATACGCAGGTAGCGGAGACTGGTTTTTATGTAGCATATCTTCTTCTGTTCTCCATTTTGACAGCTTCTTTTATATCAGCAGCCACGTTGGCTGCGAATACTATAAGTGCTATTTTGGATTTTATGAAAGCACTGGTGCCTGCATATTTTATATCGGTGGCCTTTTGCTCCAGTGCCGCAACTTCTATGGTTTATTACCAAGTAAGTCTGTTTTTAATTACCTTTGTTGATATGTTGCTGGTTCATATTCTGATACCTATGATAAATATTTATCTTGTTATATCTATGGCAAATAATTTATCCAAGGAAGATTTACTGTCAAAGCTCGCAGATTTAATATCAGAGGTAATCAGGTGGAGTTTAAAAACTCTTATAGGTCTGGTGGTAGGTTTTAATGCCATACAAGGTTTAATACTACCGGTTGCAGACAGCATTAAAAAATCGACTCTTTTAAAACTTGCCGGTGCGATACCCGGAATAGGAAACGCCCTTGGCGGTGTGACAGAAAGTGTAATCGGAGCAGGTATCCTCTTAAAAAATGCTATAGGTGTTGCAGGCGTTATCGTTATAATAACTGTCTGCGCAGTTCCTATTATAAAGCTTGCTGTTACCACCTTAATATACCGGGTCAGCAGTGCAGCCGTCCAGCCCATATCGGACAAGCGTATGCTAAAATGTGTGACTGCTTCTGCCGATGCCTGTGTGCTGTTACTTCAGACGGTTATTGTAGGTGCTATTCTGTTTTTATTAACGATTACCATAATTGCTGCAACTACAAACTAA